One Glycine max cultivar Williams 82 chromosome 4, Glycine_max_v4.0, whole genome shotgun sequence DNA segment encodes these proteins:
- the LOC100809300 gene encoding WD repeat and HMG-box DNA-binding protein 1: MKVRSMKLKEAHAAKGGPASFCSVLWDQKAKHLVTASSSDVAVCIHDPLFPSFAPKTLRHHRDGVTALALSPNSTCLASGSVDHSVKLYKYPGGEFERNITRFTLPIRSLAFNKSGSMLAAAGDDEGIKLINTFDGTIARVLKGHKGSITGLAFDPNGEYLASLDLTGTVILWELQSGKIIHNLKGIAPGTGLDVSTMNVLCWSPDGETLAVPGLKNDVVMYDRDTAEKVFFLRGDHIQPICFLCWSPNGEYIATSGLDRQVLIWDVSKKQDIDRQKFDERVCCMAWKPTGNALAVIDVMGKYGIWDNVIPSSMKSPTKDIPVKNKSNGVVYFDEEDPENSASGNLSDIGGNSNEESEPPSRKRSRKHSLSEENLGEDGGEEIVSYLKVDTHKKRNRSGKENLDSGNMGFRSTMVTSKAKMQEAFQPGSTPVQPGKRHFLCYNMLGCITSIEHDGYSHIEIDFHDTGSTPRVPSMTDHFGFTMAALNESGSVFANPCKGEKNMSTLMYRPFSSWANNSEWSMRFEGEEVKVVALGSAWVAAVTSFNYLRIFSEGGMQRDVFSLDGPVVTASGFKDKLAVVTHATDGLPSNDQMLEFMAFNIPRGTQLLQGRLPLSPGSSLSWFGFSEEGQLCSYDSKGVLRSYTSKFGGRWIPLFSATKEKSDENYWVTGLNASKVFCVVCKKPEGFPQVMPKPVLTPLSLSFPLASSDLGGSESHEKEFMMNSLHLYEIQRTMDEMDSVGLDTTSLDDDAFNLEAAQDKCILRLIAACCNSDKLVRATELVKLLTLEKSMRGAIKLVTAMKLPNLAERFSCILEERLLEEAKKAMETNIKENSVAPVTADAIPGRSKAPTHTETLNAVTMSSSPKLSATSFVRKGITLEGAKAGTSKAPMVNETLKVKQTGDESSEKVGKVGDKRQVQQTSHPYDPSTKSSNKSGLNKSETSLGQSNRSSNPLLKSETSLGQSNRSSNPLLKSETSLGQSNRPSNPFLKATIK, encoded by the exons ATGAAGGTCCGGTCGATGAAGCTGAAGGAGGCCCACGCCGCAAAGGGCGGCCCCGCGTCGTTCTGCTCCGTCCTGTGGGACCAGAAAGCGAAACACTTGGTCACCGCGTCCTCCTCCGACGTCGCCGTCTGCATCCACGACCCCCTTTTCCCCTCCTTCGCTCCAAAAACCCTCCGCCACCACCGCGATGGCGTCACTGCCCTGGCCCTCAGCCCCAATTCCACTTGCCTCGCCTCTGGATCCGTCGATCACTCCGTCAAACTCTACAAGTATCCCG GTGGAGAGTTTGAGAGAAATATTACAAGGTTTACACTTCCAATACGTTCCCTGGCGTTTAACAAATCAGGGAGCATGCTGGCTGCGGCTGGTGATGATGAGGGTATCAAACTTATAAATACATTTGATGGTACCATTGCGAGGGTTCTCAAAGGACATAAAGGGTCTATCACTGGCTTGGCTTTTGACCCTAATGGCGAATACTTAGCCTCCCTGGATTTAACTGGAACTGTTATTTTGTGGGAGCTTCAGTCTGGGAAAATCATTCATAACCTTAAAGGCATAGCTCCTGGCACTGGGCTGGATGTTTCAACTATGAATGTTCTTTGCTGGAGTCCTGATGGTGAGACCTTAGCTGTTCCTGGGTTGAAAAATGATGTTGTAATGTATGATAGGGACACTGCCGAGAAGGTGTTTTTTTTGAGAGGTGATCACATACAGCCAATATGTTTCTTGTGTTGGTCACCCAATGGTGAGTACATTGCTACCTCTGGTTTAGACAGGCAGGTTCTGATTTGGGATGTTAGCAAGAAGCAGGACATTGACAGACAGAAGTTTGATGAGAGAGTCTGTTGCATGGCCTGGAAGCCAACTGGGAATGCATTGGCTGTCATTGATGTTATGGGGAAGTATGGTATTTGGGACAATGTTATTCCTTCGTCTATGAAGTCTCCAACCAAGGATATACCGGTGAAGAACAAAAGCAATggggttgtttattttgatgaggAGGATCCTGAAAATAGTGCAAGTGGAAACTTGAGTGATATTGGTGGAAATAGTAATGAGGAGTCTGAGCCACCTAGCAGGAAAAGATCGCGTAAACACTCTCTGAGTGAGGAAAATTTAGGTGAGGATGGAGGTGAGGAAATTGTATCATATCTGAAGGTTGATACTCACAAGAAACGAAATCGATCAGGCAAGGAAAATTTGGATAGTGGGAATATGGGATTTAGAAGCACCATGGTAACATCCAAGGCAAAGATGCAGGAGGCATTTCAACCAGGATCTACTCCTGTGCAGCCTGGAAAAAGGCATTTCTTATGCTACAATATGCTAGGATGTATAACCTCTATTGAACATGATGGATACTCCCATATTGAG ATTGATTTTCATGATACTGGAAGCACTCCACGAGTTCCTTCAATGACTGATCATTTTGGATTTACAATGGCAGCATTGAATGAGAGTGGGAGCGTATTTGCAAATCCTTGTAAGGGGGAGAAGAACATGAGCACCCTTATGTATCGTCCATTTAGTAGCTGGGCCAATAATAGCGAG TGGTCTATGCGCTTTGAAGGAGAAGAAGTGAAGGTTGTTGCACTTGGTTCTGCTTGGGTTGCAGCAGTAACTAGTTTTAACTATCTTCGCATCTTTTCTGAAGGTGGAATGCAG AGAGACGTGTTTTCACTAGATGGGCCAGTGGTTACAGCATCCGGTTTCAAGGATAAGCTTGCAGTTGTCACTCATGCTACTGATGGCCTTCCCTCAAATGATCAG ATGTTAGAGTTTATGGCATTTAATATTCCTCGTGGGACCCAACTTCTTCAAGGTCGCTTGCCACTATCCCCTGGTTCATCCCTAAGTTGGTTTGGGTTTAGTGAAGAAGGCCAATTGTGTTCATACGATTCGAAG ggTGTGCTAAGATCATATACAAGCAAATTTGGGGGTAGATGGATTCCACTCTTCAG TGCTACTAAAGAGAAGTCAGATGAAAACTATTGGGTGACGGGGTTGAATGCAAGCAAGGTATTTTGCGTGGTATGCAAAAAACCTGAAGGCTTCCCTCAG GTGATGCCTAAGCCAGTTCTCACTCCATTGAGTCTTTCGTTTCCTCTTGCTTCCTCTGATTTGGGGGGATCTGAATCCCATGAAAAGGAGTTTATGATGAATAGCTTGCATCTCTATGAG ATTCAGAGAACAATGGACGAAATGGATTCTGTTGGTCTGGACACTACTTCACTTGATGATGATGCTTTCAATTTGGAAGCTGCACAAGATAAATGCATTCTGAGGCTTATAGCAGCTTGCTGCAACA GTGATAAGCTTGTGCGAGCTACTGAACTAGTGAAGCTTTTGACTCTGGAAAAATCAATGAGAGGTGCAATAAAACTTGTTACTGCTATGAAGCTTCCAAACCTGGCCGAAAGGTTCAGCTGCATATTAGAG GAAAGGCTACTTGAAGAAGCCAAAAAAGCTATGGAAACCAACATCAAAGAAAATAGTGTTGCACCCGTTACTGCTGATGCTATTCCTGGCAGAAGCAAGGCCCCAACTCACACTGAAACATTAAATGCTGTTACCATGTCATCATCTCCAAAATTATCTGCTACATCATTCGTAAGGAAAGGCATAACACTAGAGGGAGCTAAAGCTGGCACTAGTAAAGCACCAATGGTAAATGAAACTCTGAAGGTAAAGCAGACAGGGGATGAATCAAGTGAAAAGGTGG